The proteins below are encoded in one region of Halichoerus grypus chromosome X, mHalGry1.hap1.1, whole genome shotgun sequence:
- the HSD17B10 gene encoding 3-hydroxyacyl-CoA dehydrogenase type-2, translating to MAAACRGVKGLVALITGGASGLGLATAERLVGQGATAVLLDLPDSDGEVQAKKLGKSCAFAPADVTSEKDVQAALTLAKEKFGRVDVAVNCAGIAVAIKTYNLKKNQAHSLEDFQRVLNVNLLGTFNVIRLVAGEMGQNEPDQGGQRGVIINTASVAAFEGQVGQAAYSASKGGIVGMTLPIARDLAPMGIRVMTIAPGLFGTPLLTSLPEKVRNFLASQVPFPSRLGDPAEYAHLVQAIIENPFINGEVIRLDGAIRMQP from the exons ATGGCTGCGGCGTGCCGGGGAGTGAAG GGCCTGGTTGCTCTAATAACCGGAGGAGCCTCTGGTCTAGGTCTGGCCACAGCAGAGCGACTGGTGGGGCAAGGGGCCACTGCTGTGCTTCTGGACCTGCCCGACTCTGATGGGGAGGTCCAAGCCAAGAAGTTAGGGAAGAGCTGCGCCTTTGCCCCAGCTGAT GTGACCTCAGAGAAGGatgtgcaagcagccctgactctagcaaaagaaaaatttggcCGTGTGGATGTGGCAGTCAACTGTGCAGGCATTGCAGTGGCCATAAAGACATACAACTTAAAGAAGAATCAGGCCCATTCCTTGGAGGACTTCCAGCGAGTTCTCAAT GTGAATCTCCTCGGCACCTTCAACGTGATCCGCCTGGTGGCCGGTGAGATGGGCCAGAATGAGCCAGACCAGGGAGGCCAGCGTGGGGTCATCATCAACACTGCCAGCGTGGCTGCCTTTGAGGGCCAG gTTGGACAAGCTGCATACTCTGCTTCCAAGGGGGGCATAGTGGGCATGACCCTGCCCATTGCTCGGGATCTGGCTCCCATGGGCATCCGAGTGATGACCATTGCTCCAG GCCTATTTGGCACCCCGCTGCTCACCAGCCTCCCAGAAAAAGTGCGCAACTTcttagccagccaggtgcccttccccAGCCGACTGGGTGATCCCGCTGAGTATGCTCATCTGGTACAAGCCATCATCGAGAACCCATTCATCAATGGAGAGGTCATCCGGCTGGATGGGGCCATCCGCATGCAGCCTtga
- the RIBC1 gene encoding RIB43A-like with coiled-coils protein 1 gives MYKVDLSADPKEVAAIEARRNREKERQSRFFNVQTRVMGVDVKALNSQVEERKLREATEQSEEAAYGTYQKQYDLVAQMLEKEQAERTRRLAKKLQKFREQKQQLKNCPEFDLWNPSQLWMEFPARLGHRDPPCGPASLQCFAGEDLERATYLKMQQEQFRYGLERQLQEQRQVRADEKCTDMLNDQLRLAMDMRAAQLAKLEESCRVAMMSATANANKAQAAELAERQRREWQHEQEANLMEIQNQITSDLLTENPQVAQHPVAPHRVLPYCWKGMTPEQRADIRKVQEVQYHEKEAQRQADQAQDAKWESQTFCLAQATMELEEQERELCAEFQRGLGSFNQQLDEEQKAQQNYLNSIIYTNQPTAQYYLQFNTSSR, from the exons ATGTATAAGGTAGACCTGTCAGCAGATCCCAAGGAGGTGGCAGCCATCGAGGCTAGAAGAAATCGAGAAAAAGAGCGACAGAGCCGATTCTTCAATGTGCAGACCCGAGTCATGGGG GTGGATGTCAAAGCCCTCAACAGCCAAGTGGAAGAGCGAAAGCTTCGAGAGGCAACAGAACAGAGCGAGGAGGCAGCTTATG gtACCTACCAGAAGCAGTATGATCTGGTAGCCCAGATGCTAGAGAAGGAACAGGCAGAACGGACACGTCGGCTGGCCAAGAAACTCCAAAAATTTCGGGAGCAAAAGCAGCAGCTCAAGAACTGCCCAGAGTTTGACCTTTGGAATCCTAGCCAACTCTGGATGGAGTTTCCAGCCCGTCTTGGCCACAGAGATCCCCCCTGTGGCCCAGCCAGCCTGCAGTGCTTTGCTGGGGAGGACCTGGAGAGGGCCACGTACCTGAAAATGCAGCAGGAGCAGTTCAGATACGGCCTGGAGAGGCAGCTGCAGGAGCAACGTCAAGTCAGGGCTGATGAAAAGTGTACAG ATATGCTCAATGACCAGCTGCGCCTAGCCATGGACATGCGGGCCGCCCAACTGGCCAAGCTAGAGGAGTCCTGTCGCGTGGCCATGATGTCTGCCACGGCCAATGCCAACAAAGCTCAG GCAGCTGAACTGGCTGAGCGACAGCGCCGTGAGTGGCAGCATGAACAGGAGGCCAACCTCATGGAGATCCAGAACCAGATCACGAGTGACCTACTGACGGAGAACCCCCAGGTTGCCCAGCACCCTGTGGCTCCCCACCGGGTCCTGCCCTATTGTTGGAAGGGCATGACTCCAGAGCAGAGAGCTGACATCAGGAAAGTCCAGGAGGTGCAATACCATGAAAAGGAGGCACAGCGCCAGGCTGACCAAGCACAGGATGCCAAATGGGAAAGCCAGACCTTTTGCTTGGCCCAAGCAACAATGGAGCTagaagagcaggagagggaactcTGTGCTGAATTTCAAAGGGGGCTGGGCTCCTTCAATCAGCAGCTGGATGAGGAGCAAAAAGCCCA GCAGAATTATCTGAATTCTATAATCTACACCAATCAACCTACGGCCCAATACTATTTACAGTTCAACACCAGCAGCCGCTAA